DNA from Brassica napus cultivar Da-Ae chromosome C4, Da-Ae, whole genome shotgun sequence:
aacaaaaatgatataaaaaaagCCGTTTGATGGAGCTGGTCGAGAAACAAGTAAAAATATTAGCCTTCGTTGGATTTAGACTTCGCCATCTTGCGAGAAGCCATTGCTTTTTTATAATGAAGACGGGCCTTTTCTTGAAATTCTGGAGACCTGCAACAATAccacaaaattaaaaacaagaCAAATCCGATAACAAGAATAAATAGTCACAATAAGAAGTTTGACGTACAAGATCGCGACTTTGCCACCACCAGTTCGAAGTTTCCATCTTGTCAGTCTCCGACTGGCGGCAGCAAACATAGCAAAACAAATTTCACAGCCTTTAAAGTTAAAGTGGCCATAATATTCGTCTCTAAGTCTAGCCATTGTAACCAGAAGCTTATGACCTCCCAAGTCGCTTCCATTGAGAGATAACGCGGCCTCAATCTCACCACCACGTTTTTTCAGATTAATAAAAGCATATCCTCTGGAAACACCAGTTTCACACTCGATGTGAACAAAAACCCTCGTCAACTCTCCACATGAACTGAAATGTTTAGCCAGTGCGCTCCTGATCTCATCCCTAGAACCACTATTATCAAAACCCGTGACGAATATGGTATGCTCATTGTTTCCCTCTGCATCTTTAGTGCCAAAACaacactttttt
Protein-coding regions in this window:
- the LOC106406991 gene encoding nucleolin 1 isoform X2, producing the protein MDESKLKRCSTSSTHAEAVDEATDPLQKDKRELDDSETEVNSRKKQKQEEETTEKKKKCCFGTKDAEGNNEHTIFVTGFDNSGSRDEIRSALAKHFSSCGELTRVFVHIECETGVSRGYAFINLKKRGGEIEAALSLNGSDLGGHKLLVTMARLRDEYYGHFNFKGCEICFAMFAAASRRLTRWKLRTGGGKVAILSPEFQEKARLHYKKAMASRKMAKSKSNEG
- the LOC106406991 gene encoding nucleolin 1 isoform X1, which encodes MDESKLKRCSTSSTHAEAVDEATDPLQKADKRELDDSETEVNSRKKQKQEEETTEKKKKCCFGTKDAEGNNEHTIFVTGFDNSGSRDEIRSALAKHFSSCGELTRVFVHIECETGVSRGYAFINLKKRGGEIEAALSLNGSDLGGHKLLVTMARLRDEYYGHFNFKGCEICFAMFAAASRRLTRWKLRTGGGKVAILSPEFQEKARLHYKKAMASRKMAKSKSNEG